The following are encoded together in the Mesoplodon densirostris isolate mMesDen1 chromosome 2, mMesDen1 primary haplotype, whole genome shotgun sequence genome:
- the TYW3 gene encoding tRNA wybutosine-synthesizing protein 3 homolog isoform X1: MDRSSEFRRWKAQCLSKADLSRKGSVDEDVVELVQLLNGREQFFTTSSCAGRIILLDRDINGSEVQKQNYCWLLVTHKPCVKDDVIVALKKANGDAILKFEPLVLHVQCRQLQDAQILHSVAIDSGFRNSGITVGKRGKTMLAVRSTHGLEVPLTHKGKLMVTEEYINFLIKIANQKMEENKKRIERFYNCLQHALEKETISMTSYPKEKIKEKNNSSYTHKKKRNPEKACGKYITEENNKELDNDDHDDPGISVTIFPEDY; the protein is encoded by the exons ATGGATCGTAGCTCAGAGTTCAGAAGATGGAAGGCGCAGTGTCTGAGCAAAGCGGACCTCAGCCGGAAAGGCAGTGTGGACGAGGATGTGGTAGAGCTTGTGCAGCTCCTAAATGGGCGAGAACAGTTTTTCACCACCAGTTCCTGCGCTGGCCGCATCATCCTCCTAGACCGG gaTATAAATGGTTCTGAGGTTCAGAAACAAAACTATTGCTGGTTACTGGTTACACACAAACCCTGTGTGAAAGATGATGTG ATTGTAGCCCTAAAGAAAGCGAATGGCGATGCCATTTTGAAATTTGAACCACTTGTTCTTCATGTGCAGTGTCGACAGTTGCAGGATGCACAGATTCTG catTCAGTGGCAATAGATTCTGGTTTCAGGAACTCCGGCATAACAgtgggaaagagaggaaagactATGTTG GCTGTCCGGAGCACACATGGCTTAGAAGTTCCATTAACCCATAAAGGAAAACTGATGgtgacagaggaatatatcaACTTCCTGATAAAGATAGCAAATcaaaaaatggaggaaaacaaGAAGAGAATTGAAAG GTTTTACAACTGCCTACAACATGCTTTGGAAAAAGAAACTATTTCTATGACCTCATAtcccaaagagaaaatcaaagagaaaaataactcatCATATactcacaagaaaaaaagaaacccagaaaaAGCATGTGGCAAATATAttactgaagaaaataataaagaacttgACAATGATGATCATGATGATCCAGGAATCAGTGTTACTATCTTCCCTGAAGATTACTGA
- the TYW3 gene encoding tRNA wybutosine-synthesizing protein 3 homolog isoform X2 codes for MDRSSEFRRWKAQCLSKADLSRKGSVDEDVVELVQLLNGREQFFTTSSCAGRIILLDRDINGSEVQKQNYCWLLVTHKPCVKDDVIVALKKANGDAILKFEPLVLHVQCRQLQDAQILAVRSTHGLEVPLTHKGKLMVTEEYINFLIKIANQKMEENKKRIERFYNCLQHALEKETISMTSYPKEKIKEKNNSSYTHKKKRNPEKACGKYITEENNKELDNDDHDDPGISVTIFPEDY; via the exons ATGGATCGTAGCTCAGAGTTCAGAAGATGGAAGGCGCAGTGTCTGAGCAAAGCGGACCTCAGCCGGAAAGGCAGTGTGGACGAGGATGTGGTAGAGCTTGTGCAGCTCCTAAATGGGCGAGAACAGTTTTTCACCACCAGTTCCTGCGCTGGCCGCATCATCCTCCTAGACCGG gaTATAAATGGTTCTGAGGTTCAGAAACAAAACTATTGCTGGTTACTGGTTACACACAAACCCTGTGTGAAAGATGATGTG ATTGTAGCCCTAAAGAAAGCGAATGGCGATGCCATTTTGAAATTTGAACCACTTGTTCTTCATGTGCAGTGTCGACAGTTGCAGGATGCACAGATTCTG GCTGTCCGGAGCACACATGGCTTAGAAGTTCCATTAACCCATAAAGGAAAACTGATGgtgacagaggaatatatcaACTTCCTGATAAAGATAGCAAATcaaaaaatggaggaaaacaaGAAGAGAATTGAAAG GTTTTACAACTGCCTACAACATGCTTTGGAAAAAGAAACTATTTCTATGACCTCATAtcccaaagagaaaatcaaagagaaaaataactcatCATATactcacaagaaaaaaagaaacccagaaaaAGCATGTGGCAAATATAttactgaagaaaataataaagaacttgACAATGATGATCATGATGATCCAGGAATCAGTGTTACTATCTTCCCTGAAGATTACTGA